The following proteins come from a genomic window of Scylla paramamosain isolate STU-SP2022 chromosome 46, ASM3559412v1, whole genome shotgun sequence:
- the LOC135094707 gene encoding vacuolar protein sorting-associated protein 4-like, producing the protein MANTSALQKAIDLVTKATEEDKGKNYAEALRLYESAVEYFLHAMKYEVPNERAKESIRAKCKQYLDRAEKLKEYIEKNKDKKKPMKAGAGNAGKKGGGGSKDSDSDDEDPTKKKMEAKMEGAIVAEKPNVRWEDVAGLEGAKSALKEAVILPIKFPHMFTGKRQAWRGILLFGPPGTGKTYLAKAVATEANNSTFFSVSSADLVSKWMGESEQHVKALFSMAREHKPSIIFIDEVDSLCSSRSEQESESARRIKTEFLVQMQGVGNQNDGVLVLGATNIPWVLDSAIRRRFEKRIYIPLPESNARTNMFKLNLGDTPHSLTDEDFRVLGSKTDGYSGADISIVVRDALMQPVRKVQTATHFKYVRGPSRDDLNVIVDDLLTPCSPGEAGAMEMTWEQVPSNRLFEPVVSMRDVMRSLADSKPSVNDEDLDKLRKFTEDFGQEG; encoded by the exons ATGGCCAACACATCCGCTTTACAG AAAGCAATAGACTTGGTGACAAAGGCAACAGAGGAGGACAAGGGGAAGAACTATGCTGAGGCGCTGCGGCTGTACGAGTCTGCTGTGGAGTACTTCTTGCACGCCATGAAGT ACGAGGTGCCGAACGAGAGGGCAAAGGAGAGCATCAGAGCAAAATGTAAGCAGTACCTGGACCGCGCCGAGAAGCTGAAGGAATACAtcgagaagaacaaggacaaaaagaaaCCTATGAAAGCCGGTGCTGGCAATGCTGG GAAGAAGGGTGGAGGGGGAAGCAAGGACTCAGACTCCGATGACGAGGATCCCActaagaagaagatggaggccAAGATGGAGGGGGCGATAGTAGCGGAGAAGCCCAATGTTCGATGGGAAGACGTGGCAGGGCTTGAAGGGGCCAAGAGTGCGCTGAAGGAGGCTGTTATTCTGCCCATTAAGTTCCCTCACATGTTTACCGGCAAGAGGCAGGCGTGGAGGGGTATCCTGCTCTTTGGC CCCCCAGGTACAGGTAAGACCTACTTAGCAAAGGCCGTGGCTACTGAGGCGAACAACTCAACCTTCTTCAGCGTGTCCTCGGCCGACTTGGTGTCGAAGTGGATGGGAGAGTCGGAGCAGCATGTCAAAGCTCTCTTCTCCATGGCCCGCGAACACAAACCTTCTATAATCTTCATTGACGAGGTGgactctctctgttcctcccgGTCAGAGCAGGAGTCCGAGTCTGCCAGAAGGATTAAGACCGAGTTCCTGGTGCAGATGCAAG GGGTTGGCAACCAGAATGACGGGGTGCTGGTGCTGGGAGCCACAAACATCCCGTGGGTGCTGGACTCGGCCATCAGGAGGAGGTTTGAGAAGCGTATTTATATCCCCCTGCCCGAGTCCAACGCCAGGACCAACATGTTCAAACTCAACCTGGGGGACACACCACACAGCCTCACCGACGAGGACTTCAGGGTGCTGGGATCCAAGACTGacgg GTACTCAGGAGCAGACATCAGCATTGTGGTGAGGGATGCGTTGATGCAGCCGGTGCGCAAGGTACAGACGGCCACACACTTCAAGTACGTGCGGGGACCCTCCAGGGATGACCTCAACGTGATTGTGGATGACCTGCTCACCCCGTGCTCCCCCGGCGAGGCAGGAGCCATGGAAATGACTTGGGAGCAGGTTCCGAGCAACAGACTGTTTGAGCCGGTGGTTTCCATG